The following proteins come from a genomic window of Palaemon carinicauda isolate YSFRI2023 chromosome 12, ASM3689809v2, whole genome shotgun sequence:
- the LOC137651321 gene encoding uncharacterized protein yields the protein MAAKIPVVDMGKLGLGHFDSPQEEERKQVGNEIAEAFRNVGFVYLKNHGIPQQVIEEVFSSSKEFFCLDPQIKRNYSRGVTDIQGYTEVNRERLATEKDIKELRESYDINRVDGMFPEEVPALNSSTSRIIQYCKDLSTRLLALVELALGVKKNYFLSSHQRMFGANNPSCLRLLYYPPLSEGYNKEGLIRCGQHTDYGTFTLLFQDTMGGLEVLNRAGQWLHADPIPGTILVNIGDLMQFWTNDEFVATEHRVLVPSEEVKQSRARQSVVCFVHPDDEVLIEPQNSCSSVYTPITSKEHTHRRFQETYSY from the exons GTCTTGGTCATTTCGATTCCCcgcaagaagaagaaaggaaacaggTCGGGAACGAGATTGCAGAAGCCTTCAGAAACGTTGGTTTTGTTTACTTAAAGAACCACGGGATCCCCCAGCAAGTG ATCGAAGAAGTATTTTCATCTTCAAAGGAATTCTTCTGTCTGGACCCACAAATCAAGAGGAACTACAGCAGAGGAGTGACTGATATCCAGGGGTATACGGAAGTCAACAGAGAAAG ACTGGCAACCGAGAAAGATATAAAGGAACTTCGTGAGAGCTACGACATCAACAGAGTGGATGGCATGTTTCCCGAGGAAGTGCCGGCGTTGAACTCGTCCACGTCCAGAATCATCCAGTACTGTAAAGATCTCTCGACTCGTTTGCTGGCTCTCGTGGAACTCGCCTTAG GTGTAAAGAAGAACTATTTCCTGTCATCACACCAAAGGATGTTCGGGGCAAACAACCCCTCATGCCTACGACTCCTGTATTACCCTCCTCTCTCAGAGGGTTACAACAAAGAGGGACTCATCCGGTGTGGCCAGCACACAGACTACGGCACATTCACGCTCCTTTTCCAAGACACCATGGGAGGTCTGGAG gttctGAATCGAGCTGGCCAATGGCTTCATGCTGACCCCATACCAGGCACCATCTTGGTCAACATTGGCGATCTCATGCAGTTCTGGACCAACGATGAATTTGTGGCAACG GAGCACCGAGTGCTGGTTCCCAGTGAGGAAGTGAAGCAGAGTCGAGCCAGGCAATCCGTGGTTTGCTTCGTGCATCCTGACGACGAGGTTCTGATCGAGCCTCAGAATAGCTGCTCCTCTGTGTACACTCCGATCACCTCCAAGGAACACACACACAGGAGATTTCAGGAGACCTACAGTTACTGA